A stretch of the Sulfurimonas sp. HSL-1656 genome encodes the following:
- a CDS encoding RimK/LysX family protein has product MKKRTFLAILCFVAFTALYGAETAGQQPPVIEPAEMSWSDEEADAGEIGTKQVIGIVEKVFVEPGAMLLEGRIDTGANTTSIGAENLQIVNEDGQDWALFSVKGTPIRAKVVRYVKIKQHGAPSQRRAVVMLKVTISDVTQAVEVTLTDRSNFKYKILIGVNFLRDHFIVDVSRKFVKELVEMP; this is encoded by the coding sequence TTGAAGAAACGGACCTTCCTGGCGATCCTTTGTTTTGTAGCCTTTACCGCGCTGTACGGTGCGGAAACGGCCGGGCAGCAGCCCCCTGTCATAGAACCGGCCGAAATGAGCTGGAGTGACGAGGAGGCGGATGCGGGCGAGATCGGCACGAAACAGGTCATCGGTATCGTCGAAAAGGTCTTCGTCGAACCGGGCGCGATGCTCCTTGAAGGACGGATCGATACCGGGGCCAACACGACGTCGATCGGTGCGGAGAACCTGCAGATCGTCAACGAAGACGGCCAGGACTGGGCGCTCTTCAGCGTCAAGGGGACCCCGATCCGCGCGAAGGTCGTCCGTTATGTCAAAATCAAACAGCATGGCGCCCCTTCGCAGCGCCGTGCCGTCGTTATGCTCAAAGTCACGATCAGCGACGTGACGCAGGCGGTCGAGGTGACCCTGACCGACCGGAGCAACTTCAAATACAAAATCCTGATCGGCGTCAATTTCCTGCGTGACCACTTTATTGTCGACGTCAGCCGGAAATTTGTCAAAGAACTGGTGGAAATGCCGTGA
- a CDS encoding ABC transporter permease: MKTQRSLTNYLLRRFLRFDREQPFIFLSAMLAFLGIMLGVMVLIIAMALMNGFDNEFKKKLTIMNYPLTIVPRFYGSVNTSLLLDLEHDFPQLKFSPYVAASVIARSGSQLEGGYLFGVDYQAEREVNPVVAKALETLPEGGFKVVVGEALLESFALTEGDRLMYIFTQIEPGGLAVTPKLKRFVIAGAFDSGLSAYDKAYSYTDLHSLQTIMHLPDNVYDGIHIMTDDPQAVIEEVRKVLPAGARIKGWWEDNVNFFAALELEKRSLFIVLMLIILIAAVNIISSLLMTVMNRRSEIALLISLGASPAQIKKLFLKLGVVIGIGGIVTGAILGLSGVWVLQTFDIISLPKHVYPTARLALDLSWQDFVSILGGAFAIVVLSSWYPAKKASEVDVLTVLRNE, encoded by the coding sequence TTGAAAACACAGCGCAGCCTGACGAACTACCTGCTGCGCCGCTTTCTGCGGTTTGACCGGGAGCAGCCCTTTATCTTCCTCTCCGCAATGCTCGCCTTCCTCGGCATCATGCTCGGTGTCATGGTTCTCATCATCGCCATGGCGCTGATGAACGGTTTCGACAACGAGTTCAAGAAGAAACTCACCATCATGAACTATCCGCTCACCATCGTGCCGCGCTTTTACGGAAGCGTGAACACGTCGCTGCTGCTGGACCTGGAACATGATTTCCCCCAACTGAAATTCAGCCCCTATGTCGCCGCTTCCGTCATCGCCCGCAGCGGTTCTCAGCTCGAGGGGGGCTACCTTTTCGGCGTCGATTACCAGGCCGAAAGGGAGGTGAACCCTGTCGTGGCGAAGGCGCTCGAGACCTTGCCGGAAGGGGGTTTCAAAGTCGTCGTCGGTGAAGCGCTGCTGGAATCGTTTGCGCTGACCGAAGGGGACCGGCTGATGTACATCTTCACCCAGATCGAGCCGGGGGGACTTGCGGTGACGCCGAAGCTCAAACGCTTCGTCATCGCCGGGGCCTTCGATTCGGGCCTGAGTGCGTATGACAAAGCCTACAGCTATACGGATCTGCATTCCCTGCAGACGATCATGCACCTGCCCGACAACGTCTACGACGGCATCCATATCATGACCGACGACCCGCAGGCGGTAATAGAGGAGGTCCGCAAGGTTCTCCCCGCCGGGGCACGCATCAAAGGGTGGTGGGAAGACAACGTCAACTTCTTTGCCGCGCTGGAGCTGGAAAAACGTTCGCTCTTTATCGTCTTGATGCTCATTATCCTCATCGCGGCCGTCAATATCATCTCGTCGCTGCTGATGACGGTCATGAACCGCCGCAGCGAGATCGCGCTGCTGATCTCGCTCGGCGCATCGCCTGCGCAGATCAAAAAGCTCTTTTTGAAGCTCGGCGTGGTCATCGGGATCGGGGGGATCGTCACCGGCGCCATCCTGGGCCTTTCGGGCGTCTGGGTGCTGCAGACCTTCGACATCATCTCGCTGCCGAAACACGTCTACCCGACGGCACGCCTGGCACTGGACCTCTCCTGGCAGGATTTCGTTTCCATCCTCGGCGGGGCCTTCGCCATCGTCGTGCTCTCCTCGTGGTACCCGGCCAAGAAGGCGAGCGAAGTCGACGTCCTGACCGTGCTGCGCAACGAGTAG
- a CDS encoding alpha-L-glutamate ligase-like protein, producing the protein MKFVTFGALRRKGIVGMNYRNVELIGRYNPRSHYPLVDNKLMTKELATASGVPVTELYATIERQSQLRNLHDILAPFESFVVKPDYGSGGKGIVVITHREGDTFIKASGDALSLNDLRKHISNILSGLYSLGGRYDTAIIEKVVAFDPMFADYSFEGVPDIRIIVYRGYPVMAMMRCPTRESDGKANLHQGAVGVGLSLKDGSALSAVIHDRPVTHHPDTHHDFAKLKVPQWEAVLTMAASCYEMTGLGYLGADIVFDKNDGALMLELNARPGLAIQIANGRGLRERLETVDRQKQPRSAAERVLYSMNYIE; encoded by the coding sequence ATGAAATTCGTGACCTTCGGTGCGCTGCGGCGCAAAGGAATCGTCGGGATGAACTACCGCAACGTCGAGCTCATCGGCCGCTACAACCCGCGCAGCCACTATCCGCTGGTCGATAACAAACTGATGACGAAGGAGCTGGCGACCGCGTCCGGCGTACCGGTCACCGAACTCTACGCAACGATCGAACGCCAGTCCCAGCTGCGCAACCTCCATGACATCCTTGCCCCCTTTGAGAGCTTCGTCGTCAAGCCCGATTACGGCAGCGGCGGGAAGGGGATCGTCGTCATCACGCACCGCGAAGGCGACACCTTCATCAAGGCGAGCGGCGATGCGCTCTCACTGAACGACCTGCGCAAGCACATCTCCAATATCCTCAGCGGACTTTACTCGCTGGGCGGCCGGTACGACACGGCCATCATCGAAAAGGTCGTCGCGTTCGACCCGATGTTCGCCGATTACAGTTTCGAAGGGGTACCGGATATCCGTATCATCGTTTACCGCGGGTACCCCGTCATGGCGATGATGCGCTGCCCGACCCGGGAGAGCGACGGCAAGGCGAACCTGCACCAGGGGGCGGTCGGCGTCGGGCTTAGCCTGAAAGATGGCTCGGCCCTCTCGGCGGTCATTCATGACCGCCCCGTCACGCACCACCCCGACACCCACCACGATTTCGCCAAACTGAAGGTCCCGCAGTGGGAAGCGGTTCTGACGATGGCGGCGTCTTGTTACGAGATGACGGGCCTGGGATACCTGGGGGCCGATATCGTGTTCGACAAGAATGACGGGGCGCTGATGCTCGAGCTCAATGCCCGCCCGGGGCTGGCGATCCAGATCGCCAACGGGCGGGGGCTGCGCGAGCGCCTGGAGACGGTCGACCGGCAGAAACAGCCGCGTTCGGCCGCCGAACGCGTGCTCTACAGCATGAACTATATCGAATAA
- a CDS encoding cytochrome c peroxidase, producing the protein MKKECVAGLGILMMLLGGCNDTNESGLDPQKVTLGEAFFNDTNLSNMGNQSCASCHDAAHAFSEARTQTAQNDFGAVSIGDDNVSLGDRNAPTAMYAAYFAAFHFDDEAGEGEGGGGLWLGGQFHDGRAADLTAQAKGPFLNPVEMQMPDLNSVVARVKVNPAYVTEMTALYGADVFDDDTVAYEAVADAIAAFEKSDVFAPFDSKYDRWLKGEAELTELERRGLELFVREDKGNCAACHPNFGSDGAPALFTDGTFDNLGVPVNEAVRTDPNNPLSGVAGYRDLGLGQTTGDSSLNGAFKVATLRNIAVTGPYMHNGVFKTLKAVVHFYNTRDVTDALNPETGAPWRTPEVPETINVDELGNLGLSEEEEDAIVAFLKTLTDARYESLL; encoded by the coding sequence ATGAAAAAAGAGTGTGTTGCAGGACTTGGAATCCTCATGATGCTGCTCGGCGGCTGTAACGATACGAACGAAAGCGGGCTCGATCCGCAGAAGGTGACGCTCGGGGAAGCGTTTTTCAATGACACGAACCTGTCCAATATGGGCAATCAGTCCTGTGCCTCCTGCCACGATGCGGCACACGCCTTCAGCGAGGCGCGGACGCAGACGGCCCAAAATGATTTCGGTGCCGTCTCCATCGGGGATGACAACGTTTCACTCGGGGACCGTAACGCCCCGACGGCCATGTATGCCGCGTATTTCGCCGCGTTCCATTTCGATGACGAAGCGGGCGAGGGCGAAGGCGGCGGCGGGCTCTGGCTCGGCGGCCAGTTCCATGACGGCCGGGCTGCGGATCTTACGGCCCAGGCGAAGGGCCCCTTCCTGAACCCGGTGGAGATGCAGATGCCCGACCTTAACAGTGTCGTGGCACGTGTCAAGGTCAATCCGGCGTACGTGACGGAAATGACCGCGCTGTACGGGGCGGATGTTTTTGATGACGATACCGTCGCCTATGAGGCGGTTGCGGATGCCATCGCGGCTTTTGAGAAGAGCGATGTTTTTGCTCCGTTCGATTCGAAGTACGACCGCTGGCTCAAAGGCGAAGCGGAGCTGACGGAGCTGGAGCGCAGAGGGCTGGAGCTGTTCGTCCGCGAGGACAAGGGCAACTGTGCTGCCTGCCACCCCAATTTCGGCTCGGACGGCGCCCCGGCGCTCTTTACGGACGGTACCTTCGATAACCTCGGCGTGCCCGTCAATGAAGCGGTCCGCACCGACCCGAACAACCCGTTGAGCGGCGTGGCGGGTTACCGTGACCTCGGCCTGGGCCAGACGACGGGCGACAGTTCGCTGAACGGTGCGTTCAAGGTGGCGACGCTGCGCAATATCGCGGTCACGGGACCGTATATGCACAACGGGGTGTTCAAGACCCTCAAGGCGGTGGTCCACTTCTACAACACCCGTGACGTGACGGATGCCCTGAACCCGGAGACGGGAGCGCCGTGGCGGACGCCCGAAGTCCCCGAGACGATCAATGTGGACGAACTGGGCAACCTGGGGCTGAGCGAAGAGGAGGAAGACGCCATCGTCGCCTTCCTCAAAACCCTGACGGACGCCCGGTACGAATCCCTGCTGTAA
- a CDS encoding diacylglycerol kinase yields MLNKPEYTLFKNTRYALSGLIEVIRNESSFKLQLLLFFGMGTFAWLLPISPLYSAVLSISLFIPLLAELANSAVERVVDLVTLEYHELAKRAKDAGAALVFVSLVMTGAIWISTLLIAFYF; encoded by the coding sequence TTGCTCAATAAACCGGAATACACCCTCTTCAAAAACACGCGCTATGCCCTGAGCGGCCTCATCGAGGTGATCCGCAACGAGAGCTCTTTCAAACTGCAGCTGCTGCTCTTTTTCGGCATGGGCACTTTTGCATGGCTGCTGCCGATCTCGCCGCTTTACAGCGCGGTGCTGAGCATCTCCCTTTTCATCCCGCTCCTGGCCGAGCTGGCCAACAGCGCGGTCGAGCGCGTCGTAGACCTCGTGACACTCGAATACCACGAACTGGCCAAACGGGCCAAAGACGCCGGGGCGGCGCTGGTCTTCGTTTCGCTCGTGATGACCGGCGCGATCTGGATCAGTACGCTGCTGATCGCTTTTTACTTCTGA
- a CDS encoding peptidase M42 has product MTGAGFGEFLDTLKYLVRRPSVVGAEHPFFLTLKRELDELGIETTLYEGVLFARGRRPESGALSAHIDRHGLICTGPNEFQYAAFLTQNRADLSGNSVAEQTMNTISERFAGQAVQAYEPWSGTYIGLGNIEKAYICPRRNNLIFEVKGLEYLMPGTPVAYVDSLRINEGMLSAQLDNVISAALILHLYRSGYEGTAFFTAQEEAGKSWRFVLEWYRRFDGATDRLLVLDTSPFPDRAAADAQDLVLRYRDANAAFNQTFTEEIAGRCDRLGIRYGFKDRYIAAQNAHLATGGSAASLGSTEMGRLAAEGTLQGTTLQLPTTGYHTVSETVRTESVKKMLQLLADLYL; this is encoded by the coding sequence ATGACCGGGGCTGGTTTCGGCGAGTTTCTCGACACGCTCAAGTACCTTGTCCGCCGCCCCTCCGTCGTCGGTGCGGAACACCCGTTTTTCCTGACCCTCAAACGCGAACTTGATGAACTGGGAATCGAAACGACGCTGTATGAAGGGGTGCTTTTTGCCCGCGGCCGGCGGCCCGAATCGGGAGCGCTGTCGGCGCATATCGACCGCCACGGCCTTATCTGCACGGGCCCGAACGAGTTCCAGTACGCGGCGTTTCTGACCCAGAACCGTGCCGACCTGAGCGGCAACTCCGTGGCCGAGCAGACGATGAACACGATCTCGGAACGTTTCGCCGGGCAGGCAGTCCAGGCGTATGAACCCTGGTCCGGCACCTACATCGGGCTGGGCAATATCGAGAAGGCCTATATCTGCCCGCGGCGCAACAACCTGATCTTTGAAGTGAAGGGGCTGGAGTACCTCATGCCGGGAACGCCGGTCGCGTACGTCGATTCGCTGCGGATCAATGAAGGGATGCTCTCCGCCCAGCTCGACAACGTCATCAGCGCGGCACTGATCCTGCATCTCTACCGCAGCGGGTACGAGGGAACGGCCTTTTTTACCGCGCAGGAGGAGGCGGGGAAAAGCTGGCGTTTCGTGCTGGAGTGGTACCGCCGTTTCGACGGGGCGACGGACAGGCTCCTGGTGCTCGATACGAGCCCTTTCCCCGACCGTGCGGCAGCCGATGCACAGGACCTCGTCCTGCGCTACCGGGATGCGAACGCCGCTTTCAACCAAACCTTTACGGAGGAGATAGCCGGACGCTGCGACCGGCTCGGGATCCGATACGGCTTCAAAGACCGCTATATCGCGGCGCAGAACGCCCATCTTGCCACGGGAGGGTCGGCAGCGTCGCTGGGAAGTACGGAGATGGGGCGTCTCGCCGCAGAGGGAACCCTCCAGGGCACGACGCTGCAGCTGCCGACGACGGGCTACCATACCGTCTCCGAAACGGTACGGACGGAGTCGGTCAAAAAGATGCTGCAGCTGCTCGCGGACCTCTATCTGTAA
- a CDS encoding ester cyclase, whose protein sequence is MEPRQLLQQYYEMWNDKDFSKADALLDPDVRFRGSLGIEANGLVGFKDYADLFSTAFPSLYHAVEITVVENDKAAAYVSYTGKHEGELFGHPASGNRVSFSGASFFHFRNGRIASINVLGDLNTLLSQLS, encoded by the coding sequence ATGGAACCGCGACAGCTACTGCAGCAATACTATGAGATGTGGAACGACAAGGATTTTTCCAAAGCCGATGCGCTCCTTGACCCGGATGTCCGTTTCCGCGGATCGCTGGGAATAGAAGCCAACGGCCTTGTCGGATTCAAAGACTATGCCGATCTGTTCAGTACGGCCTTCCCGTCGCTTTATCATGCCGTCGAGATCACGGTCGTGGAGAACGATAAAGCCGCTGCCTATGTCTCTTACACGGGCAAGCATGAGGGCGAGCTTTTCGGCCATCCCGCTTCGGGCAACAGGGTCAGCTTCTCCGGAGCCTCCTTTTTCCATTTCCGTAACGGCAGAATCGCCTCCATCAACGTGCTCGGGGACCTGAATACACTGCTGTCGCAGTTGTCTTAG
- a CDS encoding succinylglutamate desuccinylase/aspartoacylase family protein: MFEIAGTPVAKGERKVIPIPLPSLYSEKRIDMPVKVVRGKRKGPTLFVSATVHGDELNGIEIIRRLLQLPQLAKLRGTLIAVPVVNPYGLIQHSRYLPDRRDLNRSFPGMQKGSLASRVAKIFMDEIVEKADAGIDLHTGAVHRSNFPQVRANLDDEKTLAMAEAFRAPVLMHSALRDGSLREAAVEKGVPILLYEGGEALRYDEFSIRTGLKGIVHVMRHLGMLPKSTYTPKTLPTVTVSSSKWLRSPQSGLMRSFKGPGSFVQAGDLLAQIDVPLQQEVIEVHAEFDGIVIGRLETPLVYEGDAIFHIATKEKEHTISHLEALEALDESSVGEAMPSLLQDPPLI, translated from the coding sequence ATGTTCGAGATCGCAGGCACGCCGGTTGCCAAAGGGGAGCGCAAAGTCATCCCGATCCCCCTGCCTTCCCTCTACTCCGAGAAACGGATCGACATGCCCGTCAAGGTCGTCCGGGGCAAACGCAAAGGGCCGACTCTCTTTGTCAGTGCGACCGTCCACGGGGACGAACTCAACGGTATCGAGATCATCCGCCGCCTGCTGCAGCTGCCCCAGCTTGCCAAGCTCCGCGGTACCCTCATTGCCGTCCCCGTCGTCAACCCCTACGGCCTGATCCAGCACTCGCGCTACCTTCCCGACCGGCGCGATCTCAACCGCTCTTTCCCCGGCATGCAGAAGGGGAGCCTCGCCTCCAGGGTTGCCAAGATCTTCATGGACGAGATCGTCGAAAAGGCCGACGCGGGCATCGACCTGCACACCGGTGCCGTCCACCGCTCGAACTTTCCGCAGGTCCGGGCCAATCTCGACGACGAAAAGACCCTCGCGATGGCCGAAGCATTCCGGGCACCGGTCCTGATGCACTCGGCACTGCGCGACGGTTCCCTGCGCGAAGCCGCCGTGGAAAAAGGGGTGCCTATCCTGCTCTACGAAGGGGGTGAAGCGCTGCGCTACGACGAGTTCTCCATCCGTACGGGTCTCAAGGGGATCGTCCACGTTATGCGTCATCTGGGGATGCTGCCAAAATCCACCTATACGCCGAAAACACTGCCCACCGTCACGGTCAGCAGCAGCAAATGGCTCCGCTCACCCCAAAGCGGGCTGATGCGGAGTTTCAAGGGGCCGGGGAGTTTTGTGCAGGCGGGTGATCTGCTGGCCCAGATCGATGTACCGCTGCAGCAGGAGGTGATCGAGGTCCATGCCGAATTCGACGGGATTGTCATCGGCCGTCTGGAGACGCCGCTGGTCTACGAAGGGGATGCGATTTTCCATATCGCCACGAAAGAGAAAGAGCACACCATCTCCCACCTGGAGGCCCTCGAAGCCCTGGATGAAAGCAGCGTCGGGGAGGCGATGCCCTCCCTGCTTCAGGACCCGCCGCTTATCTAG
- a CDS encoding UUP1 family membrane protein — MISSRFQVMMIAMLLAMTGLFVAWYKVVYLGVPVTPHDKRSVFTVTAEVDLEGTGAPASVSLRLPSTQPGMKILEREGEAGEFGMTTALMDDGELLHWTKRSFDAKSKLFYKIRVTPEPLYEPQDSQALWDTTPAYDDTQFWDASEQAAAAGILNYAREHSADAISLAAQLIDMFNTEMPTDAVKELQAKKNETTASLVMALLAREKITFRKVRGIMLEDGQKKRRAVTLLEVKGADESGYFSFKTGQITLPENFFVWSLGNRAMMTTKGIAKARLRFSVSEAKVAASMLSKREMLKQGNDFLNFSLYALPSSQQNAFKQLLLIPIGALVVVIFRILIGIRTMGTFMPVLFALAFIQTTLISGLAMFFVIVSSGLIVRSYLSRLQLLLVARISAVIIVVISIMSVMSIVSFKLGIDEVLKITFFPMIILSWTIERMSILWEESGAREALTQVGGSLVVAIAAFFAMDNDFVRHLTFTFPELQLLVLAMVILVGRYTGYRITELVRFAPLAGR; from the coding sequence GTGATCTCTTCACGTTTTCAGGTAATGATGATCGCCATGCTGCTGGCGATGACGGGGCTTTTTGTCGCCTGGTACAAGGTTGTCTACCTCGGGGTCCCGGTCACACCGCATGACAAGCGTTCCGTCTTTACCGTTACGGCGGAAGTCGACCTCGAAGGGACGGGGGCACCCGCATCGGTCTCGCTGCGCCTGCCCTCGACACAGCCGGGAATGAAGATCCTCGAACGTGAGGGTGAGGCCGGCGAGTTCGGTATGACGACGGCCCTAATGGACGACGGCGAACTGCTGCACTGGACAAAGCGCAGTTTCGACGCGAAAAGCAAACTCTTTTACAAGATCCGGGTGACGCCCGAACCCCTCTATGAACCGCAGGACAGTCAGGCGCTCTGGGATACGACCCCGGCATATGACGACACCCAGTTCTGGGACGCTTCCGAACAGGCCGCCGCGGCGGGTATTCTGAACTATGCCCGGGAGCATTCGGCCGACGCGATCTCCTTGGCGGCGCAGCTGATCGACATGTTCAATACCGAAATGCCGACCGATGCCGTCAAAGAGCTTCAGGCAAAGAAAAACGAAACGACCGCCTCGCTAGTCATGGCGCTGCTGGCCCGCGAAAAGATCACGTTCCGCAAGGTACGCGGGATCATGCTTGAAGACGGCCAGAAGAAACGCCGCGCCGTGACGCTGCTCGAGGTCAAAGGGGCAGACGAGTCGGGTTACTTCAGTTTCAAAACGGGACAGATCACGCTGCCGGAGAACTTCTTTGTCTGGTCGCTCGGGAACCGGGCGATGATGACGACCAAGGGGATCGCCAAGGCACGCCTCCGTTTCTCCGTCAGCGAGGCCAAAGTAGCGGCCTCGATGCTCAGCAAGCGCGAAATGCTCAAGCAGGGGAACGATTTCCTCAATTTTTCGCTTTACGCCCTGCCGAGCTCCCAGCAGAATGCCTTCAAACAGCTACTGCTGATCCCGATCGGCGCGCTGGTAGTCGTCATTTTCCGTATCCTTATCGGTATCCGGACGATGGGGACCTTTATGCCGGTGCTTTTTGCCCTGGCCTTCATCCAGACGACGCTGATCAGCGGCCTGGCGATGTTCTTCGTCATCGTTTCGAGCGGTCTCATCGTCCGCAGCTACCTTTCGCGGCTGCAGCTGCTGCTGGTGGCGAGGATCTCCGCCGTGATCATCGTCGTCATCAGTATCATGTCGGTGATGAGTATCGTCAGTTTCAAGCTCGGCATCGACGAGGTGCTCAAAATCACCTTCTTCCCGATGATCATCCTTTCCTGGACAATCGAACGGATGTCGATCCTGTGGGAAGAGAGCGGGGCGCGCGAGGCGCTGACCCAGGTCGGCGGTTCCCTCGTCGTTGCGATCGCCGCCTTTTTCGCGATGGATAACGACTTCGTACGCCACCTGACCTTCACCTTCCCGGAACTGCAGCTGCTGGTCCTGGCCATGGTCATCCTGGTCGGCCGTTACACCGGCTACCGCATCACCGAACTGGTGCGCTTTGCACCACTGGCCGGACGATGA
- the ppk2 gene encoding polyphosphate kinase 2, whose amino-acid sequence MKTYGLTLEQQDEALRIHAENLALAPYQAELIKLQQHIERNRLKMMVLFEGRDAAGKGTTIGSVSRFMNPKHYRIVALGKPTEEERSQWYFQRYIKHFPHFGELVLFDRSWYNRAMVEPVFGFCTPREHALFLKHVVPFEQALTEEGMLLVKLYFSVSKQKQAMRFEQRRSDPLRRWKLSEIDMQAQSMWDQFTQMKYQMLTVTDHAAAPWYVIRSSDKHKARIETMKLLLRQVEYEGRDDSLVFAPDPKVCFSGRQELMLMEQHGKGHSS is encoded by the coding sequence ATGAAGACATACGGCCTGACACTGGAGCAGCAGGACGAAGCGCTGCGCATCCACGCGGAGAACCTGGCGCTTGCACCCTACCAGGCGGAGCTGATCAAGCTGCAGCAGCATATCGAGCGCAACCGTCTGAAAATGATGGTTCTTTTCGAAGGGCGCGATGCTGCGGGCAAGGGGACGACGATCGGAAGTGTGAGCCGGTTTATGAACCCGAAGCACTACCGCATCGTCGCACTCGGAAAGCCGACGGAGGAGGAGCGCTCCCAGTGGTATTTCCAGCGCTACATCAAACACTTCCCCCATTTCGGCGAACTGGTGCTTTTTGACCGCAGCTGGTACAACCGGGCGATGGTCGAACCGGTCTTCGGCTTCTGCACGCCGCGCGAACACGCGCTTTTTCTCAAACACGTCGTCCCGTTTGAACAGGCGCTGACGGAAGAGGGGATGCTTCTCGTCAAACTCTATTTCAGCGTGAGCAAGCAGAAGCAGGCCATGCGTTTCGAACAGCGCCGGAGCGACCCGCTGCGCCGCTGGAAACTCAGCGAGATCGATATGCAGGCGCAGAGCATGTGGGACCAGTTTACGCAGATGAAATACCAGATGCTGACGGTCACGGACCACGCGGCAGCGCCCTGGTACGTTATCCGCTCCAGCGACAAGCACAAGGCGAGGATCGAGACGATGAAGCTGCTGCTGCGTCAGGTCGAGTATGAAGGGCGCGACGACAGCCTTGTGTTCGCGCCGGATCCGAAAGTCTGCTTCTCCGGGCGGCAGGAGCTGATGCTCATGGAACAGCACGGCAAGGGACACAGCTCATGA
- a CDS encoding DUF695 domain-containing protein codes for MNVTYTTKNEENTPVTIEANLDFEPQSDDTVWMLWCFVPLKTPDAEGGCGEAERAVLDTIRETLGERLELRNGALYAGMRLQEGWAELYFYAAWSKGAEQQFRDLFKQHGYGQIEYGATRDTHHAFYHDTLAPDPFELQQAKSAEIIAELAAAGDDLNVARPVEHYLFFQTHSAMQRAAAALAEEGVRIETDLEEEGHYPYGMLYERTHACTPEALEEVTLPLLETVLEAHGIYLGWSTSLAGSEG; via the coding sequence ATGAACGTTACCTACACGACGAAAAATGAAGAGAATACCCCGGTGACCATTGAGGCCAACCTCGATTTTGAACCCCAAAGCGACGATACGGTCTGGATGCTCTGGTGCTTCGTACCGCTGAAGACGCCGGACGCGGAGGGCGGCTGCGGCGAAGCGGAACGCGCGGTGCTCGATACGATCAGGGAGACCCTTGGCGAACGGCTTGAGCTGCGCAACGGGGCGCTGTATGCCGGGATGCGCCTGCAGGAGGGGTGGGCGGAACTCTATTTCTATGCCGCCTGGAGCAAGGGGGCCGAGCAGCAGTTCCGCGACCTTTTCAAGCAGCATGGCTACGGCCAGATCGAGTACGGGGCCACGCGTGATACCCATCATGCCTTTTACCACGACACGCTTGCGCCCGACCCGTTTGAGCTGCAGCAGGCGAAAAGCGCCGAGATCATCGCCGAGCTTGCGGCCGCCGGCGATGACCTGAACGTGGCACGTCCGGTGGAACACTACCTCTTTTTCCAGACGCACAGTGCCATGCAGCGTGCCGCCGCGGCCCTGGCCGAAGAGGGCGTGCGGATTGAAACGGACCTGGAAGAGGAGGGGCATTACCCCTACGGAATGCTTTACGAGCGGACGCACGCCTGCACTCCGGAGGCCCTGGAAGAGGTGACGCTGCCGCTGCTCGAAACCGTGCTCGAGGCCCACGGTATCTACCTGGGATGGAGCACATCGCTGGCCGGAAGCGAGGGGTGA
- a CDS encoding 1-acyl-sn-glycerol-3-phosphate acyltransferase: MRKWLLRLLWVAAALLISLRYRVRAVGRERVPAAGAVLLLGNHVSWLDWLLVQIALRRRLLRYMMERSIYESPVLRWMFRLGRTIPVSSKASKQAFEEAAAALNAGEAVGIFPEGGISRRCEIEKFYRGFEIIASQSHQGEIVPFYIEGMCGSRLSYTRKTHAGRRWSLRRPVTVVFGAPMPLGSSADTVRGAVMQLKDTIAQ; the protein is encoded by the coding sequence ATGCGGAAGTGGCTGCTGCGGCTGCTCTGGGTTGCCGCCGCGCTGCTGATCTCCCTGCGCTACCGTGTCAGGGCCGTCGGACGCGAACGCGTCCCCGCCGCCGGGGCGGTCCTGCTGCTGGGAAACCACGTCAGCTGGCTGGACTGGCTCCTCGTGCAGATAGCACTGCGCCGCCGTCTGCTGCGCTACATGATGGAGCGTTCCATCTACGAATCGCCGGTGCTGCGCTGGATGTTCCGGCTCGGGCGGACGATTCCCGTCTCTTCGAAAGCCTCGAAGCAGGCATTTGAGGAGGCGGCGGCGGCACTGAACGCGGGGGAGGCGGTCGGCATCTTCCCCGAAGGGGGCATCAGCCGCCGCTGCGAAATAGAAAAGTTTTACCGTGGATTTGAGATAATAGCGTCACAAAGTCACCAGGGAGAGATCGTGCCGTTCTACATCGAGGGGATGTGCGGCAGCCGACTCTCCTACACCCGGAAAACCCACGCCGGCCGGCGCTGGTCGCTTCGGCGTCCGGTCACGGTCGTTTTCGGGGCCCCGATGCCCCTTGGCAGCAGCGCGGATACGGTGCGCGGCGCCGTTATGCAGTTAAAGGATACTATTGCTCAATAA